From the Pseudomonas baltica genome, one window contains:
- a CDS encoding amino acid ABC transporter ATP-binding protein, translating into MVQLRNVGKHFGPLRVLKGIDLTIHHSEVVCLIGPSGSGKSTLLRSMAFLEEYDEGQIHIEGQLLGWQNVDVEGPARKRAAQSKINQVRQNVGMVFQQFNLWPHMTVLGNVCEALQQVRKQSKAQARERALAMLDKVGLAHKAEAWPVQLSGGQQQRVAIARALAMEPHIMLFDEPTSALDPELVGEVLQVMKDLAKEGMTMVVVTHEMGFAAQVADSVIFLDKGEVVARGTPQQIFHQAEHPRLQQFLQNYLDRNAFWQDGKDAAAP; encoded by the coding sequence ATGGTGCAGCTGCGCAACGTCGGCAAGCATTTCGGGCCACTGCGGGTGCTCAAGGGCATCGACCTGACTATCCATCACAGCGAAGTGGTGTGCCTGATCGGCCCTTCCGGCTCCGGCAAGAGCACGCTGCTGCGCAGCATGGCGTTCCTCGAGGAGTACGACGAGGGGCAGATCCATATCGAAGGCCAGCTGCTTGGCTGGCAGAACGTCGATGTCGAGGGCCCCGCGCGCAAACGGGCGGCGCAATCGAAGATCAACCAGGTCCGCCAGAACGTCGGCATGGTGTTCCAGCAGTTCAACCTGTGGCCACACATGACCGTGCTCGGTAACGTCTGTGAAGCGCTGCAACAGGTGCGCAAACAGAGCAAGGCGCAAGCCCGCGAGCGCGCTCTGGCGATGCTCGACAAGGTCGGCCTGGCGCACAAGGCCGAGGCCTGGCCGGTGCAGTTGTCCGGCGGCCAGCAGCAGCGCGTGGCAATCGCCCGGGCGCTGGCCATGGAGCCGCACATCATGCTGTTCGACGAACCGACCTCGGCCCTCGACCCCGAGCTGGTCGGCGAAGTGTTGCAGGTGATGAAGGACCTGGCCAAGGAAGGCATGACCATGGTCGTGGTCACCCATGAGATGGGCTTTGCCGCGCAGGTCGCCGACTCGGTGATTTTCCTCGACAAGGGTGAGGTGGTCGCGCGCGGTACGCCGCAGCAGATTTTCCATCAGGCCGAGCACCCACGCCTGCAGCAGTTTCTACAGAATTATCTGGATCGCAATGCGTTCTGGCAGGACGGCAAGGACGCCGCCGCACCATGA
- the hutC gene encoding histidine utilization repressor, with amino-acid sequence MKNPPQALYQRAKDYVQSKLRAGEWKTGDLIPSENRLVVELGMSRMTVNRALRELTEEGLLLRVSGVGTFVAESKPKSNLLTITNIADEITARGHRYDCQVLQLSREAASMTVAAALALPTGASVFHLVCVHLEEGVPVQLEDRYVSPELVPEFLQQQFGGQLQPARYLLQVISPDEMEHIVEAAHPSSDESRHLQVEATEPCLVLMRRTWNSGKVVTYVRLVHPSSRYRLGSRMAVNGAQRDG; translated from the coding sequence ATGAAGAATCCTCCACAAGCGCTTTACCAACGGGCCAAGGATTACGTGCAGAGCAAACTGCGCGCCGGCGAATGGAAGACCGGCGACCTGATCCCGTCGGAAAACCGCTTGGTGGTGGAATTGGGCATGTCGCGGATGACGGTCAACCGTGCGCTGCGCGAACTCACCGAAGAAGGCCTGCTGCTGCGGGTCTCCGGCGTCGGCACCTTTGTGGCCGAGAGCAAGCCCAAGTCTAATCTGCTGACCATCACCAATATCGCCGACGAGATCACCGCCCGCGGCCATCGCTACGATTGCCAGGTGCTGCAGCTCTCCCGCGAGGCCGCCTCGATGACGGTCGCGGCAGCGCTGGCGCTGCCCACGGGCGCCTCGGTGTTCCACCTGGTGTGCGTGCACCTTGAAGAAGGCGTACCGGTGCAACTCGAAGACCGTTACGTCAGCCCGGAGCTGGTGCCGGAGTTCCTGCAACAGCAGTTCGGCGGGCAACTGCAGCCGGCGCGGTACTTGCTGCAGGTGATCAGCCCGGATGAAATGGAGCACATCGTCGAGGCGGCGCATCCTTCCAGCGATGAAAGCCGGCATTTGCAGGTGGAGGCTACGGAGCCCTGCCTGGTGCTGATGCGCCGCACCTGGAACAGCGGCAAGGTGGTGACCTATGTGCGCCTGGTGCACCCGTCGTCGCGGTATAGGCTGGGCAGCCGGATGGCCGTTAACGGCGCACAGCGGGATGGCTGA